The Pseudoalteromonas translucida KMM 520 genome segment TAAAGAGTTATTTTTAGCAAAACTAGCTGATGACAAAGTGCGTAAATTTGCCGACATAAACTACGGTCCATGGGATCGTTTAAACGGCGATAAAGTGTTTTTATCTAGCTATAAAGAAAAAGCAACAGGTGCACAGTTTTACCCTGCAGATATAACCAAAGAAGAGTTAAATAAAGCAGAACTTGCAGATAAAAATGGGCTTTACTCTATTATTAAACGTGATGAGCAAGGTAACCTTTACAGCGTGCCATACTCTAAAGAGTACGCAACCGAGCTATTAGAGGCTGCTAACTTGCTACGTGAGGCAAGTAAACTAGCAGACGACAAAGAGTTTGCTAACTACTTAAACCTTCGTGCAGACGCGCTACTAAATGATGACTTTCAAGCGTCTGATTTTGCGTGGATGGATATGAAAAATAACCCAGTAGATGTGGTTATCGGTCCAATTGAAACTTATGAAGACCAATTATTTGGTTACCGTGCTGCTTATGAGTCTTATGTATTAATTAAAGATTTAGCATGGAGCGAGCGCCTGGCTAAATTTGCTGCCTTTTTACCTGAGCTACAAAAAGGCTTACCGGTAGATGATAAATACAAACAAGAAGTTCCGGGATCAGACGCCGACCTAAATGCCTACGACGTTGTTTACTATGCAGGTCACTCAAATGCGGGCAGTAAAACCATTGCTATAAACTTACCAAACGACGAGCAAGTACAGCTTGAAAAAGGCACGCGCCGTTTACAGCTTAAAAATGCTATGCGCGCTAAGTTTGACAAAATTTTAGTACCAATTGCAGAGCAACTTATTGTACCTGAGCAACGTAAGCATATTACCTTTGATGCATTCTTTGCTAATACCATGTTCCATGAAGTAGCTCATGGCTTAGGCATTAAAAATACCCTTACTGGTAAGGGAACTGTGCGCCAATCATTACAAGAACACGCCAGTGCACTTGAGGAAGGTAAAGCCGATATTTTAGGCTTGTACATGATTGAGCAACTACTTAAAAAAGGCGAAATTACTGAAGGTACACTAGAGGATTACTACACCACCTTTATGGCTGGTATATTCCGCTCAGTACGTTTTGGTGCATCAAGTGCTCACGGTAAAGCAAATATGATCCGCTTTAACTTTTTTGCTGAAGAAGGTGCTTTTTCTAAAAATGAAGCCGGTTTATACCGTGTAAACATGGAAAAAATGAGCCATGCTATGGCTAAATTATCACGCTTAATTTTAACAATTCAAGGTGACGGCGATTATCAAAAAGTAGATCAGCTTATTACTACGCACGGCAATATTAAAGCAGAGCTAGCAGAAGATTTAGAAAAACTAAGCCAAGCTAATATTCCGGTTGATGTTACCTTTAAACAAGGCAAAGAAGTGTTGGGCCTTAAATAGTTTAAAGCCTGTTTACTACCTAAAATAGCCTAGTAAATAAAAACTAAAAAAGCGTTACAGCTCAAAACTGTAACGCTTTTTTATTGAGCTAGAAGTGCTCGGTGTCGTTATTTAACCTAAACGCTAATTATTTAGTAATGTTTGTTTAGTAATAATTACTTAGCAGTAATAACGCTGCGCACTACAGGCTCTAAACTACTCATTCCCCAATGCTTTCCCTTTGCTAGTGCCGATTCAATATCAAGCCCTTCTGCATGAGCAGAAATAGCCATTAAAGCACCTACTCTATTACTACTAGCACAATGTAACAGCACAGGCTCGCCGTTTAGTTCAGCCATTATTTTAGCCAGCTTTTGTGCGTTTTCAACACTAATATCTTGCGCACCAGCAATTGGCAATGCGTGATACTGCATCCCTAACGAAGCCACCAGCTGGGCTTCATCCCAGTCTTGCTCGTTTTCGCCACGTAAATTAATTACGTGCTTCACTCCAGCATTAGCGAGTTGTTTAAGCTGCTCGCTTGTTGGCTGGGCTGCAGACAAAGTTTGATTTTCGTGAATAACTAAATTACGCACATCGCTAGTTTTAACTGCAGTAACATTAATAGACCGCTC includes the following:
- a CDS encoding fused DSP-PTPase phosphatase/NAD kinase-like protein, which translates into the protein MRHIKLFANALFITALLTTGAVFAKERSINVTAVKTSDVRNLVIHENQTLSAAQPTSEQLKQLANAGVKHVINLRGENEQDWDEAQLVASLGMQYHALPIAGAQDISVENAQKLAKIMAELNGEPVLLHCASSNRVGALMAISAHAEGLDIESALAKGKHWGMSSLEPVVRSVITAK
- a CDS encoding dipeptidyl-peptidase 3 family protein — translated: MNLNKISQAIMLSGIVFLSACSEQAPSSSNKTAVKAEQVKPVGPTLINTDKQRLDIYTDFSLQTDLSHLSDNQKAMVAKLIDASIIMDDLFWQQAFGENKELFLAKLADDKVRKFADINYGPWDRLNGDKVFLSSYKEKATGAQFYPADITKEELNKAELADKNGLYSIIKRDEQGNLYSVPYSKEYATELLEAANLLREASKLADDKEFANYLNLRADALLNDDFQASDFAWMDMKNNPVDVVIGPIETYEDQLFGYRAAYESYVLIKDLAWSERLAKFAAFLPELQKGLPVDDKYKQEVPGSDADLNAYDVVYYAGHSNAGSKTIAINLPNDEQVQLEKGTRRLQLKNAMRAKFDKILVPIAEQLIVPEQRKHITFDAFFANTMFHEVAHGLGIKNTLTGKGTVRQSLQEHASALEEGKADILGLYMIEQLLKKGEITEGTLEDYYTTFMAGIFRSVRFGASSAHGKANMIRFNFFAEEGAFSKNEAGLYRVNMEKMSHAMAKLSRLILTIQGDGDYQKVDQLITTHGNIKAELAEDLEKLSQANIPVDVTFKQGKEVLGLK